Proteins from one Comamonas flocculans genomic window:
- a CDS encoding class I SAM-dependent methyltransferase, whose translation MTKDLLSTPHRERIATQCICCGSSNLQKSPAILMPFVSHRALGWPPVAIDASWGMQTIPQGMAYCICNTLHCLQCDLLFLDIRFSDLEMERYYNDYLGKEYEDLREFYEPGFRDRNKLLKAQHHFLHLAEEFIIPYINPKNILDWGGGTGINTPFANKGAHVDIFDIGNREITHGAQNISKNKIPSLAYDLIVCRHVLEHVPYPSEVLIEIRNAMHNEAILYIELPHERLMVENQCISSSEKKYWHEHINFFSISSMQYLLSICGFNIIKIQSTSIEFKKELNGSNKIIQIIANNPKHKSSLQPPDSQHVSSDATHA comes from the coding sequence GTGACCAAAGATTTACTTTCTACGCCACATCGTGAGCGCATTGCCACACAATGCATTTGTTGTGGTAGCTCAAATCTTCAAAAATCCCCCGCCATTCTCATGCCATTTGTGTCGCATCGGGCACTTGGCTGGCCGCCCGTAGCCATTGATGCTAGCTGGGGAATGCAAACTATCCCGCAAGGAATGGCTTATTGCATATGCAATACTCTCCATTGCTTGCAATGCGATTTGCTTTTTCTGGATATTCGATTTAGCGATTTGGAAATGGAGCGCTATTATAACGATTATCTTGGAAAGGAATATGAAGATTTACGAGAATTTTATGAGCCCGGCTTTCGCGATAGGAATAAATTATTAAAAGCACAGCACCATTTTTTGCATCTTGCTGAAGAGTTTATTATCCCTTATATCAATCCAAAAAACATATTGGACTGGGGCGGTGGCACCGGAATAAATACACCCTTTGCCAATAAAGGTGCGCATGTGGATATATTTGACATTGGAAATAGAGAGATCACGCATGGAGCACAAAATATCTCTAAAAATAAAATTCCATCATTAGCATATGATTTGATTGTTTGTCGCCATGTCCTTGAGCACGTACCTTATCCATCAGAGGTGTTAATTGAAATACGTAATGCTATGCATAACGAGGCAATATTGTATATTGAGTTGCCGCACGAGAGACTCATGGTTGAAAATCAATGCATATCCTCCTCGGAGAAAAAATATTGGCATGAGCATATTAATTTTTTCTCTATTTCTTCCATGCAATATTTGTTAAGTATATGCGGATTTAATATTATTAAAATTCAATCAACCTCTATTGAATTCAAGAAAGAATTAAATGGCAGCAATAAAATTATTCAAATAATTGCAAACAACCCAAAACACAAATCTTCTCTGCAGCCACCTGATTCCCAACATGTAAGCTCTGATGCCACTCACGCGTGA
- a CDS encoding TylF/MycF/NovP-related O-methyltransferase, giving the protein MSVWGLTKFDAPLEQMYGVHSEKDKAYWEKFEAIQQRYPHSDLHKLTHWPAYTKRILMTRYLAHYELFKLTQELPGSIVELGVSRGISFFSFHKFLEIFCPTDTSKKVYGFDSFEGLADFTQEDGISQADLASDKKVGGWSAQAVEGEVFELCALANQDNILARERSRLIKGRVQDTLEPFLEQTPGLRINLLHFDLDLYEPTYYTLNTLWDLVVPGGVVVFDEYGLPPWGGEATAFDKFRSERKLNLRLQKFNWCLTPTAYCIKD; this is encoded by the coding sequence ATGAGTGTTTGGGGTTTGACGAAATTCGATGCGCCGCTAGAGCAGATGTATGGCGTTCATTCGGAAAAAGACAAGGCGTATTGGGAAAAATTCGAGGCGATACAGCAGCGCTATCCGCATTCCGACCTGCACAAGCTGACCCATTGGCCTGCCTATACCAAGCGCATCTTGATGACGCGCTATCTGGCGCACTATGAACTGTTCAAGCTGACCCAGGAGCTGCCCGGCAGCATCGTCGAGCTCGGGGTGTCGCGGGGGATTTCTTTTTTCTCATTCCACAAGTTCCTGGAAATCTTTTGCCCGACGGATACGTCCAAGAAGGTCTATGGTTTTGACTCCTTCGAAGGACTTGCCGATTTCACGCAGGAAGATGGTATTTCGCAGGCGGATCTGGCGAGTGACAAAAAGGTCGGCGGATGGTCGGCGCAGGCCGTGGAGGGGGAGGTCTTCGAGCTGTGCGCATTGGCCAACCAGGACAACATTCTTGCGCGGGAGCGGTCGAGGCTGATCAAGGGCCGCGTGCAGGACACGCTGGAGCCTTTCTTGGAGCAGACGCCGGGACTGCGGATCAATCTGCTGCATTTCGACCTGGATTTGTACGAGCCGACCTATTACACGCTGAATACCTTGTGGGATCTGGTGGTTCCGGGGGGCGTCGTCGTTTTTGACGAATATGGCCTCCCGCCGTGGGGCGGCGAAGCCACGGCCTTCGACAAATTCCGTTCCGAGCGCAAGCTGAACCTCCGGCTCCAGAAGTTCAACTGGTGCCTGACGCCGACGGCGTACTGCATCAAGGACTGA
- a CDS encoding tetratricopeptide repeat protein gives MKQHHHDPMAERLQAARAGGDWPLLIRLCRQALRKNGRHQMAHRLLGFALGQKGEVDAALQAFGRAAILYPHDAELLINYANLLVGQERPREALPLLEGVVRLRPERSICWMKLAQCCYPINLHQRGYEASEHALRCAGDDLERVNALTQRAIHRRELGQIREAVQDCTEAIALAPQFAANHSNRLLFMLADPETSPQALTAAAREFGNTFEPQFKPHWPSYEERRGDPWRRLKVGFISPDFRKHAVMCFAEGILAQLDRRQFEVYGFYTYPQDDNVTERVRCHVDHFIRLHDQDEEQRALTIRRHAIDILVDMSGHTGHHSLLTLARKPAPVQATWVGFVATTGLTAIDYYLTDEVINPPGVEHLFTERLFRARGFAATYRAHSRNPLWRYQPRYAVQPTPALRKGFVTYGSCNNLGKLTDEVLALWGELLRRMPAAHLLIEGKGFEKPEFAGEYEARCARLGIDAKRLVLLPLDTDRQYLAYHDIDIALDPFPLTGGTTTLDTLWMAVPLVSMEGTSSPSRMSTEVLTYLGRKEWLAADKDEYLAIAMGLAADIEQLNALRQGLRREIEQSPLMRDDIACPNFAQALRTMWLRWQAEREHPGNVPAQDRAVAAWEAACPPTLMTAPVPRVGLMDGTELTLHEAHDRLQQLVTCALASCTRKDHEGAKGEMAPRWRSVTEFAELVLSAVPNDPVALACLAEVEHANGHTEFAVTYLRYATEAMA, from the coding sequence ATGAAGCAACACCACCACGACCCCATGGCAGAGCGACTGCAGGCGGCCCGGGCCGGCGGCGACTGGCCCTTGCTCATCCGCCTTTGCCGTCAGGCCCTGCGCAAGAATGGTCGCCACCAGATGGCCCACCGCCTGCTGGGCTTTGCGCTGGGACAAAAAGGTGAAGTCGATGCAGCCCTGCAGGCTTTCGGCAGGGCCGCCATCCTGTATCCGCACGATGCGGAGCTGCTGATCAACTATGCCAACCTGCTGGTCGGCCAGGAGAGGCCACGAGAGGCTCTGCCCCTGCTGGAAGGGGTGGTGCGACTGCGCCCCGAGCGCAGCATCTGCTGGATGAAGCTGGCCCAGTGCTGCTATCCCATCAATCTGCACCAGAGGGGATATGAGGCGAGTGAACACGCACTGAGGTGCGCTGGCGACGACTTGGAACGCGTCAACGCCCTGACACAGCGCGCCATACATCGGCGGGAACTGGGGCAGATACGCGAGGCGGTGCAGGACTGTACCGAAGCCATCGCCCTGGCGCCCCAGTTCGCCGCCAACCATTCCAACCGCCTGCTCTTCATGCTGGCGGACCCCGAGACCAGCCCGCAGGCGCTGACCGCTGCCGCCAGGGAATTCGGCAATACGTTCGAGCCGCAGTTCAAGCCCCACTGGCCCAGCTACGAAGAGCGCCGCGGCGATCCTTGGCGCAGACTGAAGGTGGGCTTCATCTCGCCGGACTTTCGCAAGCATGCGGTGATGTGTTTTGCCGAGGGCATCCTGGCGCAGCTGGACCGTCGCCAGTTCGAGGTGTACGGGTTCTACACCTACCCGCAGGACGACAACGTGACCGAACGGGTGCGTTGCCACGTGGACCACTTCATCCGCCTGCATGACCAGGACGAAGAGCAGCGCGCCCTGACCATACGCCGCCATGCGATCGACATCCTGGTCGACATGAGTGGTCACACCGGGCACCATTCGCTGCTCACCCTGGCGCGCAAGCCCGCGCCGGTGCAGGCTACCTGGGTGGGGTTCGTGGCCACCACCGGCCTGACCGCCATCGACTATTACCTGACGGACGAGGTCATCAATCCGCCGGGGGTGGAGCATCTGTTCACCGAGCGGCTCTTTCGCGCGCGGGGCTTCGCGGCCACCTATCGGGCGCACAGCCGCAATCCGCTTTGGCGCTATCAGCCGCGCTACGCCGTGCAACCCACGCCGGCATTGCGCAAGGGGTTTGTCACTTACGGCTCATGCAACAACCTGGGCAAGCTGACCGACGAGGTGCTGGCGCTGTGGGGAGAGCTGCTGCGGCGCATGCCTGCGGCGCACCTGCTGATCGAAGGCAAGGGGTTCGAGAAACCAGAGTTTGCCGGGGAGTACGAGGCGCGCTGCGCCAGGCTTGGCATTGACGCCAAACGGCTCGTGCTCCTTCCCCTGGATACCGACCGGCAATACCTCGCCTACCACGACATCGACATTGCCCTGGACCCCTTCCCGCTTACGGGTGGTACCACCACGCTGGATACGCTCTGGATGGCGGTGCCTCTGGTGTCCATGGAGGGCACCAGCTCGCCCTCGCGCATGAGCACCGAGGTGTTGACCTACCTGGGCCGCAAGGAGTGGCTGGCCGCAGACAAGGATGAGTATCTGGCCATCGCCATGGGCTTGGCCGCGGATATCGAGCAACTCAATGCCCTGCGCCAGGGTTTGCGTCGCGAAATCGAGCAATCCCCTCTGATGCGCGACGATATTGCGTGCCCGAACTTTGCCCAAGCCTTGCGCACCATGTGGCTGCGCTGGCAGGCGGAGCGTGAACACCCGGGCAACGTGCCTGCTCAAGACCGCGCCGTGGCTGCCTGGGAGGCAGCTTGCCCTCCCACCCTGATGACGGCACCCGTACCTCGTGTAGGGCTGATGGACGGTACCGAGCTGACGCTGCACGAGGCCCATGATCGATTGCAGCAACTGGTCACTTGCGCCCTGGCGAGTTGCACCCGCAAAGACCATGAAGGTGCCAAGGGTGAAATGGCACCGCGCTGGCGCAGCGTGACCGAGTTTGCAGAGCTGGTGTTGAGTGCCGTACCCAACGATCCCGTGGCCTTGGCTTGTCTGGCTGAAGTGGAGCACGCCAATGGCCACACGGAGTTTGCCGTGACCTATTTGCGCTACGCGACCGAGGCCATGGCCTGA
- a CDS encoding phytanoyl-CoA dioxygenase family protein encodes MNQMQDFQTNGFHLEKQAFQASAVDSIRDELLKVGNVLGAAGEFQDLDALWNFHRESDRSRASALYNGFKYLASIQRLASSEAMHRYLDTVCGIQFPALVDVNCRIDSSGEEKYLFGWHQDYWFSICSPCAVVVWVPIMPLTPDLGGLQVISNAHTGGRLFKTKTSGNYHSYADAVVLDEKIPAVPVVDVNEMNPGDMLFFAFNVLHKSVPVQSTRRSRFTVQLRFADFMDPGFISEKFRPGTINSTTIDYVKRGMP; translated from the coding sequence ATGAACCAGATGCAGGATTTTCAAACCAATGGTTTCCACTTGGAAAAGCAAGCGTTCCAAGCTTCAGCCGTCGATTCGATACGCGATGAGCTCCTGAAAGTAGGGAATGTCTTGGGCGCTGCGGGGGAGTTTCAGGATTTGGACGCGCTGTGGAATTTCCACAGGGAAAGCGACAGGAGCCGTGCTTCCGCCCTCTACAACGGGTTCAAATACCTGGCATCCATCCAGCGGCTGGCTTCGTCCGAGGCGATGCATCGGTACTTGGACACGGTCTGCGGGATTCAATTCCCTGCGCTTGTCGACGTCAATTGCCGGATTGATTCTTCGGGCGAAGAAAAATACCTGTTCGGTTGGCACCAGGATTATTGGTTTTCTATTTGCTCGCCGTGTGCCGTGGTGGTCTGGGTTCCCATCATGCCCTTGACTCCAGACCTGGGAGGGTTGCAGGTCATCAGCAATGCCCATACCGGCGGCCGTCTGTTCAAGACGAAAACCAGCGGCAACTACCACTCCTATGCGGATGCGGTGGTGCTTGATGAAAAAATTCCAGCGGTTCCCGTGGTCGATGTCAACGAGATGAATCCAGGGGACATGTTGTTCTTTGCCTTCAATGTGTTGCACAAGTCCGTCCCCGTTCAATCGACCCGTCGGTCGAGGTTCACGGTCCAGCTCCGGTTCGCGGATTTCATGGATCCTGGTTTCATCAGCGAAAAATTCCGGCCGGGAACCATCAACTCCACAACCATCGATTATGTAAAAAGGGGAATGCCATGA
- a CDS encoding HAD family hydrolase: MNLRDIVFDLDGTLIDSAPSILSSMQAAFDQAGIAPRLPLTGTLIGPPLVQTLRALLPRGTSGQALPVLAENFKRHYDAVGYRQLRVYPGVPEMLQALRHLPLRLHIATNKRILPALRIIEHLRWDNFFCGVHALDSYAPALQDKTALLQRLRHEMGTAPAPPLYVGDRAEDAKAAQASGMPFLWASWGYGGAICLSPSRSLSRPMDMLQALRGPAQTAGSDWPPG; the protein is encoded by the coding sequence GTGAACCTGCGCGACATCGTTTTCGACCTGGACGGCACCCTGATCGATTCGGCGCCTTCCATCCTCTCGTCCATGCAAGCCGCGTTCGATCAGGCCGGCATCGCGCCGCGCCTGCCGCTGACCGGCACGCTGATCGGCCCGCCGCTGGTTCAGACCTTGCGCGCGCTGCTGCCAAGGGGCACGTCGGGGCAGGCCCTGCCTGTGCTCGCCGAGAATTTCAAACGCCATTACGACGCCGTCGGTTACCGGCAGTTGCGCGTCTATCCCGGCGTGCCCGAGATGCTGCAAGCCCTGCGGCACCTGCCGCTGCGCCTGCACATAGCGACCAACAAGCGCATCCTGCCCGCGCTGCGCATCATCGAACACCTGCGTTGGGACAACTTCTTTTGCGGCGTACATGCGCTGGATTCCTACGCTCCCGCCTTGCAAGACAAAACTGCCTTGCTGCAGCGTCTGCGCCATGAGATGGGTACCGCCCCCGCACCACCCCTGTATGTTGGCGACCGCGCCGAAGATGCCAAGGCAGCTCAAGCAAGTGGCATGCCTTTTTTATGGGCGTCGTGGGGTTACGGCGGGGCCATCTGCCTGTCGCCATCCCGCAGCTTGAGCCGGCCAATGGACATGCTGCAAGCCTTGCGGGGTCCAGCTCAGACGGCAGGGTCTGATTGGCCGCCAGGATAG
- a CDS encoding NAD-dependent epimerase/dehydratase family protein gives MPDADGVLHQGLMELLLAGGTGFFGKALLRHWQAAHSRGDAALAVTVLSRDPGAFLRQHPEFAELSWLRFHAGDILVPASLPAGARFTHLLHAAADSTLGPQLTPLQRTTQIVDGTRHLLDYAVAQRIPRFLLVSSGGAYGPQPHDMARIPEDYLGIPDPLDAQSAYGVAKRCAEHLCALYAQQHDIEIVIARCFAFVGRDLPLGAHFAIGNFIRDALAGGPITVQGDGTPVRSYMDQRDLACWLEALLQHGRAGQAYNVGSDEAIDIAALAHRVRDLLAPGQPVRIAAAATQGLRQRYVPTIAKARAELGLELRYTLDDAVRETARYAVRTLKIHKKS, from the coding sequence GTGCCTGACGCCGACGGCGTACTGCATCAAGGACTGATGGAGCTACTGCTCGCCGGCGGCACCGGCTTCTTCGGCAAGGCGCTGCTGCGGCATTGGCAGGCGGCGCATAGCCGTGGTGATGCGGCGCTGGCCGTCACCGTCCTGAGCCGCGACCCTGGGGCCTTCTTGCGCCAGCACCCGGAATTCGCGGAGCTATCCTGGCTGCGCTTCCATGCGGGCGACATCCTGGTGCCTGCCAGCCTGCCCGCAGGCGCACGGTTCACGCACCTGCTGCATGCGGCGGCCGATTCGACCCTGGGGCCGCAACTGACGCCGCTGCAGCGCACCACGCAAATCGTCGACGGCACGCGTCACCTGCTCGATTACGCGGTGGCACAGCGGATTCCTCGTTTTCTGCTCGTCAGCTCGGGCGGGGCCTACGGCCCGCAGCCACACGACATGGCGCGCATCCCCGAGGACTACCTCGGCATACCCGACCCGCTGGACGCGCAGAGCGCCTACGGCGTCGCCAAGCGCTGCGCCGAACACCTGTGCGCGCTGTATGCGCAGCAGCATGACATTGAGATAGTGATCGCGCGCTGCTTCGCCTTCGTCGGGCGCGATCTGCCTTTGGGGGCGCACTTCGCCATCGGCAACTTCATCCGCGATGCGCTGGCGGGTGGCCCCATCACCGTGCAGGGCGATGGCACGCCCGTGCGCTCCTACATGGACCAGCGCGACCTGGCGTGCTGGCTGGAGGCATTGCTGCAGCACGGCCGGGCGGGGCAGGCCTACAACGTGGGCTCGGACGAGGCCATCGACATCGCCGCGCTGGCCCACCGCGTGCGCGACCTGCTGGCGCCGGGCCAGCCGGTACGAATCGCGGCGGCGGCGACGCAAGGCCTGCGCCAGCGCTACGTCCCCACCATCGCCAAGGCGCGCGCCGAACTAGGGCTAGAGCTGCGCTACACGCTGGATGACGCGGTGCGCGAAACCGCGCGCTACGCTGTTCGCACCTTGAAAATCCACAAAAAATCGTGA